The following coding sequences are from one Acipenser ruthenus chromosome 7, fAciRut3.2 maternal haplotype, whole genome shotgun sequence window:
- the tspan33b gene encoding tetraspanin-33b, with the protein MDREVSLNRADTFSFINPWIRYFLFIFSLLFWVFSLLIIAIGVYAKVEKATDTVRDTFLIDPAIILIVVGVVMFFITFCGCIGALRENIKLLKAFSLSLTLVFLSQLAIAVLGFFYSEQTRGTLGKFVKKAIIHYRDDIDLQNLIDYIQKEFKCCGYNNYTDWSRNLYFNCTQENPSRERCAVPYSCCTPVPGEVVINTMCGFGVQNLNYLEATKSIYPLGCADKTAGWIESHLLLVGALALGLVLPQIAGIFLSQILISQIEDEISSIL; encoded by the exons ATGGACAGAGAAGTCAGTTTGAACCGAGCTGACACTTTTTCTTTCATCAATCCTTGGATTAGGTATTTCCTGTTTATTTTCAGTCTCTTATTCtgg gtgTTTTCCTTACTAATAATTGCAATAGGAGTTTATGCCAAGGTTGAGAAAGCAACAG ACACTGTCAGAGACACATTTCTGATTGACCCGGCTATCATTCTAATAGTCGTGGGAGTTGTTATGTTCTTTATCACATTCTGTGGATGTATTGGAGCTTTGAGAGAAAATATTAAACTCCTTAaagct TTCTCACTGAGTTTGACACTAGTATTTTTGAGTCAGCTGGCCATTGCAGTGCTGGGATTTTTCTATTCTGAACAG ACCCGGGGCACTCTTGGGAAATTTGTCAAAAAAGCCATAATTCACTACAGAGATGATATTGACCTACAAAACCTGATTGATTATATTCAAAAAGAG TTCAAGTGTTGCGGCTACAACAATTACACTGACTGGTCTCGGAACCTGTACTTTAACTGCACCCAGGAGAACCCGAGCAGGGAGAGGTGTGCCGTTCCTTACTCCTGCTGCACTCCAGTACCGGGGGAG GTTGTCATTAACACAATGTGTGGGTTTGGAGTGCAAAACCTGAACTACTTAGAAGCCACCAAGTCAATTTACCCGCTGGGATGTGCTGACAAGACAGCCGGCTGGATCGAATCACACCTGCTGCTGGTGGGAGCGCTGGCTCTTGGTCTCGTCCTTCCACAG attgcAGGAATCTTTCTCTCACAGATACTAATATCTCAAATAGAAGATGAAATTAGTTCTATTTTATGA